The following coding sequences lie in one Sedimentibacter sp. MB35-C1 genomic window:
- a CDS encoding ABC transporter substrate-binding protein — protein MKKIIIFFACIIGLACFIYCGKSNGFGDTGVESRHKIGVLSASDIRLLKVNAMITELDNYGYSKDTLDIVVKNAEGDKSRLNELARELVDEDVDIIVTTGVFETSSAQKFAESKNIPIIFIGVSCTVELGLINDKITPGCNITGVDSDYVRLTGKRLEFLKRIVPDTKRVLILYNPDAIPFGPSSKLFHEAADKLDIQLDMISAKNRDEMVEAIIENSQKCDGVILMCSLLYESTIKDIADTSLKYKIPVMGVDNVQVEKGILAFYGSTNYNEGIQAARLVANVFDGHDIKIIPIEKPEHLEFHINVDTAEALGIDIDYSGMTFVDKFVRNSDDSR, from the coding sequence ATGAAAAAGATTATTATTTTTTTCGCCTGCATCATTGGATTAGCCTGTTTTATTTATTGCGGCAAGAGTAACGGTTTTGGAGACACTGGCGTAGAAAGCAGGCATAAAATAGGCGTTCTGTCGGCATCTGACATAAGGTTGCTTAAAGTAAATGCTATGATTACAGAACTTGATAATTACGGATATAGTAAAGATACGCTGGATATTGTAGTAAAAAACGCCGAAGGCGATAAAAGCAGATTGAATGAGTTAGCACGAGAGCTGGTAGATGAAGATGTTGATATTATAGTAACAACAGGTGTTTTTGAAACTTCTTCGGCGCAAAAATTTGCGGAGAGCAAAAATATCCCGATAATTTTTATCGGAGTAAGCTGTACGGTGGAACTAGGTCTTATAAATGACAAAATAACTCCGGGATGTAACATAACCGGTGTCGATAGCGACTATGTTCGCCTGACAGGGAAAAGACTGGAATTTTTAAAAAGAATTGTACCTGATACAAAACGGGTTCTTATATTGTATAATCCGGACGCCATACCTTTCGGGCCAAGTTCAAAGCTATTTCATGAAGCTGCTGATAAGCTTGACATACAGCTTGATATGATATCGGCTAAAAACAGGGACGAAATGGTTGAGGCTATAATAGAAAACAGCCAAAAGTGTGACGGAGTAATACTTATGTGCAGCTTGCTGTACGAATCTACAATTAAGGATATTGCTGATACTTCGTTAAAATATAAAATACCTGTTATGGGAGTCGACAATGTTCAGGTGGAAAAGGGGATATTAGCTTTTTATGGAAGTACAAATTATAATGAAGGAATTCAGGCTGCAAGGCTGGTTGCAAATGTATTTGACGGTCATGATATAAAAATAATTCCTATTGAAAAACCGGAGCACTTGGAGTTTCACATAAATGTTGATACGGCAGAAGCCCTCGGAATAGATATTGATTACTCAGGAATGACGTTTGTTGATAAGTTTGTACGAAATTCAGATGATAGCAGATAG
- a CDS encoding 4Fe-4S binding protein: MFRADKIIEKATARLDAVSVNAERCSRLRSSLSKCTKCTDICPEMGIDINKSGIQLNYSCIQCGLCAAVCPTGALSIQEPTELSLYEYASALGKDGKDCVISCKRNDTVSNDIFKVPCLGSLTIELLFSLDLLPNKVYMVFCENECEKCAVNHGIRHYYSRIKEVDKIKSNLGLCGGALTDAEHPPELKYKDIHSDKMNEERREFIFSAFRLFEETIKNIPDMAVEYLLGEEEEKGSVSSADKIEKYPMFVKSFERIEKCNIINGEVNEYFKPFLAGECRFCKACSILCPTGALKCTKTHDTIEIVLSPNACCGCNLCVEVCYHNALDLETKKAEDFMGDSPYTIARGVVQKCIFCGKEIYSGKKEEICQSCLKMGKKIR, translated from the coding sequence ATGTTTAGAGCTGATAAAATTATAGAAAAAGCTACGGCAAGACTTGACGCCGTTTCTGTGAATGCGGAAAGATGCTCAAGATTGCGTTCGTCTTTATCAAAATGCACAAAGTGTACGGATATCTGCCCTGAGATGGGGATAGATATAAATAAGTCAGGTATTCAATTAAATTACAGTTGTATACAGTGTGGATTATGCGCAGCAGTTTGTCCGACAGGAGCATTGTCTATTCAGGAGCCGACAGAACTGAGCTTGTATGAGTATGCTTCTGCCTTGGGAAAAGACGGCAAAGATTGTGTAATAAGTTGCAAGCGTAATGATACTGTATCAAATGATATTTTTAAGGTTCCATGCTTGGGAAGTTTAACTATAGAGCTTCTATTTAGCTTGGATTTGCTACCAAATAAGGTGTACATGGTGTTTTGCGAAAATGAATGCGAAAAGTGTGCGGTAAATCATGGCATCAGGCACTATTACAGCAGAATTAAAGAAGTAGATAAAATAAAAAGTAATCTTGGCTTGTGTGGAGGAGCTTTAACTGATGCGGAACATCCACCTGAGCTTAAATATAAAGATATTCATTCGGATAAAATGAATGAAGAAAGAAGAGAATTTATCTTTTCTGCATTTAGATTATTTGAAGAAACCATAAAGAACATTCCTGATATGGCGGTGGAATATTTACTTGGCGAGGAAGAAGAAAAAGGCTCTGTTTCCTCCGCTGATAAAATTGAAAAATATCCCATGTTTGTAAAATCATTTGAAAGAATTGAGAAATGTAATATAATTAATGGTGAAGTTAATGAATATTTCAAGCCATTTTTGGCTGGAGAATGCAGATTCTGCAAGGCGTGTTCCATATTATGTCCAACGGGAGCATTGAAGTGTACAAAAACACATGATACTATAGAGATAGTATTGTCTCCGAATGCTTGTTGTGGATGCAATTTATGTGTTGAGGTGTGCTACCACAATGCATTGGATTTGGAAACAAAGAAAGCGGAAGATTTTATGGGTGATTCTCCATATACCATTGCAAGAGGAGTTGTTCAAAAATGTATTTTTTGTGGAAAAGAAATTTATTCTGGGAAGAAAGAAGAAATTTGTCAGTCATGCTTAAAGATGGGCAAGAAAATCAGGTGA